A region from the Desulfitobacterium dehalogenans ATCC 51507 genome encodes:
- the ybeY gene encoding rRNA maturation RNase YbeY — protein sequence MNLDINWEEESIPEDDRGELIGLLEQGIEKAIRLSNGPEEAEVSLTLVNDARIHELNRDYRGVDRPTDVLSFALQEETEDEPDILDYEDDLLGDIIISVERARNQATDYGHSFERELVYLAVHGTLHLLGYDHMEEEEKGKMRQQEEAVMSQIGLLR from the coding sequence ATGAATTTGGATATTAATTGGGAGGAAGAATCCATTCCTGAAGATGATCGCGGGGAACTTATAGGTCTTTTGGAGCAAGGAATTGAAAAGGCCATCCGCTTATCCAATGGGCCGGAAGAGGCTGAAGTCAGCCTGACCTTAGTGAATGATGCCAGAATCCATGAACTGAATAGGGATTACCGTGGAGTGGATCGGCCAACAGATGTTTTGTCCTTTGCCCTACAAGAGGAAACGGAAGATGAACCGGATATCCTGGATTACGAGGACGATCTTCTTGGAGATATTATCATTTCGGTGGAGCGGGCAAGAAATCAGGCTACTGATTATGGACACTCCTTTGAACGGGAGCTGGTCTATTTAGCGGTCCATGGAACTCTTCATCTCCTGGGCTATGATCATATGGAAGAAGAGGAAAAAGGGAAAATGCGTCAGCAAGAAGAAGCCGTAATGAGCCAAATCGGTCTTCTACGTTAA
- a CDS encoding cytidine deaminase has product MDLLQQIPPELIEELIRRAQEAYKNAYVPYSHYPVGAATLWESGRIIAGCNVENASYGLTICAERNSVFHAAYHGERRLRAVAVAVPTDVFPSPCGACRQVLREFSQDCLVILVNGKGQTKMTRLNTLLPDSFGPEFLG; this is encoded by the coding sequence ATGGACTTACTACAACAAATTCCTCCAGAGCTCATCGAAGAGCTAATTCGCCGGGCCCAAGAAGCCTATAAAAACGCCTATGTTCCTTATTCCCACTATCCCGTAGGAGCTGCTACCCTGTGGGAATCCGGGCGTATCATAGCCGGATGTAATGTGGAGAATGCCAGCTATGGCTTGACCATCTGCGCTGAGCGCAATTCTGTTTTCCATGCTGCCTATCATGGGGAGCGCCGCTTGAGGGCAGTGGCAGTTGCGGTGCCGACGGACGTATTTCCTTCCCCCTGCGGTGCCTGCCGTCAGGTATTACGGGAGTTTTCTCAAGATTGTTTGGTTATTTTAGTCAATGGAAAAGGACAAACTAAGATGACTCGCTTGAACACTTTACTTCCCGATTCCTTTGGCCCCGAATTTTTAGGTTAA
- a CDS encoding PhoH family protein — MTKESKMYLQNASEAMNLLGAEDAHLKVLEKHLGTRLVVRGEEMTITGSADEVEKTEVVIKELLDMVRQGHLLTPAGVSYVISQVEEGHGKGMADALSKVIATTHRGRPIKAKTLGQAKYLEALEKQSIVFGIGPAGTGKTYLAVVMAVLALRAKEINRIVLTRPAVEAGEKLGFLPGDLQEKVDPYLRPLYDALYDLLGPETTQRYVEKGTIEIAPLAYMRGRTLDDSFMILDEAQNTTPEQMKMFLTRLGYGSHAVVTGDVTQVDLPRGHYSGLKEVQNILKGIPDISFHYFTAADVVRNPLVQKIIQAYEKAEENLEPGQ, encoded by the coding sequence TTGACGAAAGAATCAAAGATGTATTTGCAAAATGCCTCCGAAGCAATGAACTTGCTCGGAGCGGAAGATGCTCATTTGAAAGTATTGGAGAAACACTTGGGGACACGGCTGGTGGTGCGAGGAGAAGAAATGACCATTACCGGAAGTGCCGATGAGGTTGAAAAGACGGAGGTTGTGATTAAGGAGTTGCTGGACATGGTCCGGCAAGGGCACCTTTTGACTCCTGCAGGGGTTTCTTATGTTATTTCCCAAGTGGAAGAAGGCCATGGAAAAGGAATGGCCGATGCTCTCTCTAAGGTCATCGCCACCACTCACAGGGGGCGTCCCATCAAGGCAAAGACGTTGGGTCAGGCAAAGTATCTTGAAGCATTAGAAAAACAATCCATTGTCTTCGGAATCGGGCCAGCGGGTACGGGAAAGACCTATTTAGCTGTAGTGATGGCAGTGCTAGCCCTGCGTGCCAAGGAGATTAACCGCATCGTCCTGACGCGGCCAGCGGTTGAGGCCGGGGAAAAACTTGGTTTTTTGCCCGGTGATCTGCAGGAAAAAGTGGATCCTTATTTAAGGCCTCTCTATGATGCTCTTTATGACTTGCTTGGACCGGAGACGACCCAACGCTATGTTGAGAAGGGAACTATTGAAATTGCTCCTTTAGCCTATATGCGGGGCCGCACTCTGGATGATTCTTTTATGATTTTGGACGAAGCTCAGAACACTACTCCTGAACAGATGAAGATGTTCCTGACCCGTCTGGGGTATGGATCCCACGCCGTGGTGACAGGGGATGTGACTCAAGTGGATTTGCCCCGGGGTCATTATTCCGGCTTAAAAGAGGTCCAAAATATCCTCAAAGGTATACCGGATATTTCTTTTCATTACTTTACGGCTGCTGATGTAGTACGCAATCCTCTCGTTCAGAAAATCATTCAGGCTTATGAAAAGGCCGAAGAAAATTTGGAACCAGGTCAGTGA
- a CDS encoding YabP/YqfC family sporulation protein, translated as MLDKLTKNIGEALDFPPDVAGNGPRITVTGRQEVLVENYMEIVEFTPEEILLHTTEGQLRITGKELVLKTVLATELRIVGEFIALAYLGV; from the coding sequence ATGTTGGATAAACTCACTAAAAATATAGGGGAAGCGCTGGATTTTCCCCCGGATGTTGCCGGAAATGGACCGCGTATTACCGTTACCGGTCGTCAGGAAGTTCTTGTGGAAAATTACATGGAAATCGTCGAGTTTACTCCAGAAGAGATTCTTTTACATACAACAGAAGGTCAATTAAGGATTACCGGAAAAGAACTCGTTCTCAAGACGGTGTTAGCAACGGAACTGCGGATTGTCGGAGAATTTATAGCTTTGGCCTATTTGGGAGTTTAA
- a CDS encoding DUF4342 domain-containing protein codes for MSEEMWTELEKVDILCDRLNLSYEEARRALLRSNGDVIQALADCEREKALEDGTVGKMWNGTKNRFNKLWQTQVKLKHNDRTVFSISAPLGIAIGYMVWKRPTLRVLGLAGAAMAAVQNYELELESMMDDNEFEPYYHASYSMNFHENEAGLQ; via the coding sequence ATGAGCGAAGAGATGTGGACGGAACTTGAGAAAGTTGACATTCTATGTGATCGGTTAAATCTAAGCTATGAAGAAGCGCGCCGCGCTTTGCTAAGGTCCAACGGGGATGTGATTCAAGCTCTGGCGGATTGCGAAAGAGAGAAGGCCCTCGAAGATGGAACGGTAGGGAAGATGTGGAATGGCACAAAGAATCGATTCAACAAGCTATGGCAAACCCAGGTTAAGCTTAAGCATAATGACCGTACAGTATTCAGTATTTCCGCCCCTCTTGGTATTGCCATAGGGTATATGGTATGGAAACGGCCGACTTTGCGGGTACTCGGCTTGGCGGGAGCGGCAATGGCGGCTGTGCAAAATTATGAACTGGAACTGGAGTCCATGATGGATGATAACGAGTTTGAACCCTATTATCATGCATCCTATTCCATGAACTTTCATGAAAATGAAGCAGGCCTCCAATAA
- a CDS encoding HD family phosphohydrolase has product MNIRRLGSLKLFSNISTTWRYIIALVVCFVLFIGILSSGLFVSKLNLELGDPSPQLVTAPYEKNIEDLKKYYQDQEEAANAVKPVYKHDEEYLTSIARDLSTAFIALEEAITSNEDEASILKTLRQTAPFNTLSQEVLQGLLNSSSELLDEKEQRATEIIFGNARKDETGARNPEDVPTLRQHIKRDIDDAPFPNEFKLFLKEFVDVKITQPTLEEDSEATESLRQNARASVRLEVHRYKAQQKIVGPGEIVDEKIMQVLAAYGLVENRSPWRSVAGIALIVLAGMATMIFYAYQYRKNVSDMTKKLVLIGLMMFLVLAMGKGVISLNLGDAEYNAMTGILIPVAWATMTIAILVDVEIAYLSAALLSVFVGLLADPTMSSATGWQISLIALFGGFIGVHSVSLLSQRSDLARAGLYIAAFNVITASCIALVSGTRISTWLVSIGLGIVNGVFSSVLAVGTLHWFETGFGITSAVRLLELSNPNRPLLKRLLMEAPGTYHHSVLVGNLAEAAAEEVQANAILVRVGALYHDIGKLKRPYFFIENQFAQDNPHDKIAPTLSALIITSHIKDGLEMAKEENLPQVLQDIIAQHHGDSVVSFFYHKAMEDNANVPEEAFHYEGPKPQTKEAALVLLADSVEAAVRAMKQPTPGRVEGLVRKIIKDKLNDDQLSQCNLTFQDLDKIATSFVRVLSGIFHSRVEYPDMQPRQLPETDKIGEVGGREEGELPAEKGHAAKEIEKTDNS; this is encoded by the coding sequence TTGAACATTCGTAGATTAGGCTCCTTAAAGCTTTTTTCTAATATAAGCACCACTTGGCGATATATCATTGCACTGGTGGTGTGCTTTGTGCTGTTTATAGGAATTTTATCTTCAGGGCTCTTTGTCTCCAAGCTCAATCTTGAGCTGGGGGATCCCAGCCCTCAGCTGGTGACGGCTCCTTATGAAAAAAATATCGAGGATTTGAAAAAGTACTACCAAGACCAAGAAGAGGCAGCCAATGCAGTTAAGCCGGTCTATAAGCACGATGAGGAATATCTGACAAGCATTGCTCGTGATTTAAGCACTGCCTTTATCGCTTTGGAGGAAGCAATAACCAGCAATGAGGATGAGGCGAGCATACTGAAAACATTGCGTCAGACGGCTCCTTTTAACACTTTGTCTCAGGAAGTGCTCCAAGGGCTTTTAAATTCTTCCTCTGAGCTTTTAGACGAAAAAGAACAAAGAGCCACGGAGATTATTTTTGGTAATGCCCGTAAAGATGAAACTGGAGCACGCAATCCTGAGGATGTTCCAACCTTGCGTCAACATATTAAGCGGGATATTGATGATGCTCCTTTTCCTAACGAGTTTAAGCTTTTTCTTAAAGAGTTCGTGGATGTAAAGATCACTCAGCCGACTTTAGAGGAGGATAGCGAAGCTACAGAGAGTTTAAGACAGAATGCGCGGGCTTCGGTGCGGCTGGAAGTGCACCGTTATAAAGCCCAGCAGAAGATCGTCGGACCGGGAGAAATCGTAGATGAGAAAATAATGCAAGTGCTTGCGGCCTACGGATTGGTTGAAAATCGGTCTCCTTGGCGCTCCGTCGCCGGTATCGCCCTGATTGTCTTGGCCGGTATGGCGACCATGATCTTCTATGCTTATCAATATCGCAAAAATGTCTCGGATATGACCAAGAAATTAGTGCTCATTGGCTTAATGATGTTCCTGGTCCTGGCTATGGGGAAGGGTGTAATCTCCCTGAATCTCGGGGATGCAGAATATAATGCCATGACCGGTATCTTGATCCCCGTGGCTTGGGCAACCATGACTATTGCTATTTTAGTGGATGTGGAGATTGCCTATCTTTCGGCAGCACTTTTGTCTGTGTTTGTCGGTTTGCTGGCTGACCCCACTATGTCGTCCGCCACGGGCTGGCAGATTTCTCTTATTGCCTTGTTTGGGGGCTTCATAGGTGTTCATAGTGTCTCCCTGTTAAGCCAGCGTTCCGATTTGGCTCGGGCAGGGCTTTATATCGCAGCCTTCAATGTGATTACGGCAAGTTGTATTGCCTTAGTGTCAGGTACGCGAATATCTACTTGGCTGGTCAGCATAGGTTTGGGGATTGTGAATGGGGTCTTTTCTTCAGTGCTTGCGGTAGGAACTCTTCATTGGTTTGAGACCGGGTTTGGAATTACCTCGGCAGTACGCTTACTGGAGCTTTCGAACCCCAATCGTCCCTTGTTAAAGCGGCTTTTGATGGAGGCTCCAGGTACCTATCATCATAGTGTGCTGGTGGGTAACCTCGCAGAAGCCGCAGCAGAAGAGGTTCAGGCCAACGCTATCCTGGTTCGGGTAGGAGCCTTATATCACGATATCGGCAAGCTGAAACGGCCCTATTTCTTTATTGAGAATCAATTCGCTCAAGATAACCCTCATGATAAAATAGCCCCGACTCTCAGTGCTTTGATCATCACTTCCCATATCAAAGATGGGCTGGAGATGGCCAAGGAAGAAAATCTACCTCAGGTCCTGCAGGACATTATCGCTCAACACCATGGGGATAGCGTGGTCAGCTTTTTCTACCATAAAGCTATGGAGGATAACGCCAATGTTCCCGAAGAGGCCTTCCACTACGAAGGGCCAAAGCCCCAGACCAAAGAGGCTGCTCTGGTTCTTCTGGCAGATAGTGTGGAAGCGGCAGTTCGTGCTATGAAACAGCCCACACCGGGACGGGTTGAAGGATTGGTTCGCAAGATTATCAAGGACAAGCTTAACGATGATCAGCTCAGTCAATGTAACTTGACCTTCCAGGATTTAGATAAGATCGCCACATCCTTTGTCCGGGTTCTGAGCGGCATCTTCCATTCCCGGGTAGAGTATCCCGATATGCAACCCAGACAACTGCCGGAGACTGATAAGATCGGGGAAGTCGGGGGCAGGGAGGAAGGTGAACTTCCTGCAGAAAAAGGACACGCTGCGAAAGAAATCGAAAAAACGGATAATTCGTAA
- the deoC gene encoding deoxyribose-phosphate aldolase produces MRTMNLAGMIDHTLLKPEATEKDIVNLCHEAKQHKFATVCINPAYICTAAKLLHGSGVGVATVIGFPLGATMTEIKVQEIFAAKAHGAREVDIVMNIGWAKSGNWEAVEKDITLTVEGAHSCGVITKIIIETSLLTEDEKQKAAEIVKASGADYIKTSTGFAGGGATVEDVRNLKAWVGQSVKVKASGGIRSRDIALKMVEAGADRLGTSSGVQIISG; encoded by the coding sequence ATGAGGACAATGAACTTAGCAGGTATGATTGATCATACACTTCTCAAACCGGAGGCTACTGAAAAAGACATCGTAAACCTATGCCATGAAGCCAAGCAGCACAAATTTGCGACAGTATGCATTAATCCGGCCTATATCTGTACTGCCGCCAAGCTTTTGCACGGCAGCGGCGTAGGAGTGGCCACAGTTATCGGCTTTCCTCTTGGAGCAACCATGACGGAGATTAAAGTTCAAGAGATTTTCGCGGCCAAAGCTCATGGTGCCCGGGAAGTGGATATAGTGATGAATATAGGCTGGGCAAAATCCGGAAATTGGGAAGCCGTGGAAAAGGATATAACACTGACTGTCGAAGGGGCCCATTCCTGTGGTGTCATAACAAAGATCATTATCGAGACTTCTTTGCTTACTGAAGATGAGAAACAAAAAGCTGCTGAGATCGTTAAAGCATCAGGGGCAGATTATATCAAAACTTCCACAGGCTTTGCCGGTGGCGGAGCCACCGTGGAAGATGTACGCAATCTAAAAGCCTGGGTGGGTCAATCCGTTAAAGTGAAGGCTTCAGGCGGAATACGTTCCCGTGATATTGCTTTAAAGATGGTGGAGGCCGGAGCTGATCGCTTGGGGACAAGTTCCGGAGTACAAATAATCAGCGGCTGA
- a CDS encoding NADH-quinone oxidoreductase subunit B family protein encodes MLNLLKRSMKMGRLTEKKLEQNEAYLRSLHQSWHIRHLDCGSCNGCDWEMSALLNPIYDLQRFGFDFVASPRHADILMCTGPMSAHLIQAALATQEGTPNPKRIIAVGDCAIDGGVFKGAYAAHDGVGEVLTMDISVPGCPPSPDDLLKVLFQLRRKD; translated from the coding sequence ATGTTGAATTTACTAAAACGAAGCATGAAGATGGGACGCTTAACAGAAAAAAAGTTAGAGCAGAATGAAGCCTATCTCCGTTCCCTCCATCAATCCTGGCATATCCGGCATCTGGATTGCGGTTCATGTAATGGCTGTGACTGGGAAATGTCTGCTCTCCTCAACCCCATCTATGACCTGCAGCGTTTTGGTTTTGATTTTGTAGCCTCCCCGCGCCATGCGGATATTCTAATGTGTACCGGCCCCATGTCCGCTCATCTGATTCAGGCAGCGCTGGCGACCCAGGAAGGGACCCCAAATCCCAAACGGATTATTGCGGTAGGGGATTGTGCCATCGATGGGGGTGTGTTTAAAGGAGCCTATGCAGCTCATGATGGGGTGGGAGAGGTTTTAACCATGGATATCAGTGTTCCGGGATGCCCGCCTTCCCCTGACGATCTGTTGAAGGTCTTGTTTCAGTTAAGGAGAAAAGATTGA
- a CDS encoding diacylglycerol kinase family protein: MGQYHKKHSNWESFGNAFNGILYNCKTQRHFRFHLFAGALVLLAAAWLGLDRWEWGILLLTISSVMAAEAFNTAVELAVDLAEPNFNPQAGLAKDVAAGAVLITAIVAVAVGIVIFGPRLVGFLGLS, encoded by the coding sequence ATGGGCCAATATCATAAGAAGCATTCTAACTGGGAAAGCTTTGGCAATGCTTTTAACGGGATTCTTTATAACTGCAAAACTCAGAGACATTTTCGCTTTCATCTATTCGCCGGAGCTTTAGTCCTTCTGGCCGCCGCTTGGCTGGGACTGGACCGCTGGGAATGGGGGATTTTATTGCTGACCATCAGCAGTGTCATGGCAGCAGAAGCTTTTAATACAGCTGTGGAACTTGCGGTTGATTTGGCCGAACCTAACTTCAACCCCCAGGCCGGCTTGGCCAAGGATGTAGCGGCCGGTGCGGTCTTGATCACGGCTATCGTGGCGGTTGCTGTCGGGATCGTTATTTTTGGGCCTCGTTTGGTTGGCTTTCTTGGGCTGAGTTGA
- the recO gene encoding DNA repair protein RecO, producing the protein MGVYHADALVIRSREYGESDRLLTLFSREYGKIQAVAKGVRKPKSRQRAGAQLFTYAEYLLHKGKSLDTVNQASPKESFPHLWTDLEMSMAATAMAELLDLATLPGQPHPELFTLTFSSLFLVESCEPSLVQCAYALKLMNYLGYRPRFMECAECGQRVQGERLLFSPDAGGVVCRQCQTQGSPSIIGRWVSGGSLGLMRQLLQGELEKLNRLRWNQWSKKEILDTSQYFCEQTLDKQLRSWSMGSRLVNVGQNPSGKDDLDERRDVDGT; encoded by the coding sequence GTGGGAGTTTACCACGCCGATGCTTTGGTGATTCGAAGCCGGGAGTATGGAGAATCGGACCGTCTACTCACTTTGTTTTCAAGAGAATACGGGAAAATCCAGGCTGTTGCAAAAGGGGTGCGTAAACCTAAAAGCCGCCAAAGAGCTGGGGCTCAGTTGTTTACCTATGCGGAATACCTGCTACATAAGGGAAAATCACTGGATACCGTCAATCAGGCCAGCCCCAAGGAGAGCTTTCCTCATTTGTGGACGGACTTAGAAATGAGTATGGCAGCTACGGCAATGGCAGAGCTTCTTGATCTGGCAACCCTTCCCGGGCAACCCCATCCGGAACTCTTCACCCTCACTTTTTCTAGTTTATTCCTTGTGGAAAGCTGTGAACCGTCTTTAGTGCAGTGTGCCTATGCTTTAAAACTAATGAATTATCTCGGTTATCGCCCTCGCTTTATGGAATGTGCCGAGTGTGGGCAAAGGGTTCAAGGGGAGCGGTTATTATTTAGCCCAGATGCTGGCGGAGTGGTTTGTCGACAATGCCAAACTCAAGGAAGTCCCTCCATCATCGGAAGATGGGTTAGTGGGGGAAGTCTTGGGCTAATGCGTCAACTTCTTCAAGGAGAGCTGGAAAAATTGAACCGACTGCGCTGGAACCAATGGAGCAAAAAAGAAATTCTTGATACCTCACAATATTTTTGCGAACAAACCTTAGATAAACAATTGAGGTCTTGGAGTATGGGGAGCCGCTTGGTCAACGTGGGACAAAACCCAAGCGGAAAGGATGATTTAGATGAGCGAAGAGATGTGGACGGAACTTGA
- the era gene encoding GTPase Era: MHGAEPNKDFRSGFVTVVGRPNAGKSTLLNQLLGQKILIMSDKPQTTRNKIHCILTEERGQIVFLDTPGIHKPKHKLGEFMVDSALESLREVDLILYMVDTTADFGAGEEYILENLKQVKTPCILLLNKIDLIEKDKLLKLIKDYSALKDFLAIIPISAKTGENKDELLKVIFKEMPQGPMYYPEDEVTDQPERFIMAELVREKVLQLTRDEVPHSIAVVVESVEEKKTLIKVRALIVVERDSQKGIIIGQGGSLLKEIGRLARQDIETLLGSKVFLELFVKVEKDWRNRGRSLREFGYSDRS, encoded by the coding sequence TTGCACGGTGCTGAACCCAATAAAGATTTTCGCTCGGGATTTGTCACAGTGGTTGGCCGTCCTAACGCTGGAAAATCTACATTACTTAACCAACTTTTAGGACAGAAGATCTTAATCATGTCCGATAAGCCTCAAACTACTCGGAACAAGATTCACTGTATCCTGACGGAAGAAAGAGGACAGATCGTTTTTCTGGATACACCCGGAATCCACAAGCCTAAGCACAAATTAGGAGAGTTTATGGTGGATTCGGCTCTGGAATCTCTTCGGGAAGTGGATCTTATCTTGTACATGGTGGATACGACTGCTGATTTCGGTGCCGGTGAGGAATATATATTAGAAAATCTCAAGCAAGTAAAAACGCCCTGCATTCTGTTGTTGAATAAAATTGATCTGATTGAAAAAGATAAATTATTAAAGCTTATTAAAGACTATTCTGCCCTAAAAGATTTTCTGGCGATTATTCCTATTTCGGCTAAAACAGGGGAGAATAAGGACGAATTATTGAAGGTAATTTTCAAAGAAATGCCTCAAGGGCCTATGTATTACCCCGAAGATGAAGTCACCGACCAACCGGAACGCTTTATCATGGCGGAGCTTGTGAGGGAAAAGGTGCTTCAGCTTACACGAGACGAAGTTCCTCATTCCATTGCTGTAGTGGTGGAGAGTGTGGAAGAAAAGAAAACCTTAATCAAGGTCCGTGCCCTTATCGTGGTAGAGCGGGACTCCCAAAAAGGAATTATCATCGGTCAAGGGGGAAGCCTCCTCAAAGAAATCGGGCGATTAGCTCGCCAAGATATTGAGACTTTGCTGGGCAGTAAGGTTTTTCTGGAACTCTTTGTCAAGGTTGAGAAAGATTGGCGTAATCGGGGAAGAAGCCTTCGCGAATTCGGATATTCGGATCGGAGTTAG
- the yqfD gene encoding sporulation protein YqfD: MISRFQEFLQGRVLFVARGDHLPRFINEGIRQGIVFFKTQRSEKGVRAQVKIQDFHRLRRPARMTHTRVRIVAKYGWPFIAARWWRRKFLLAGIMAIGIALAIFSQMILSISVSGNTTISSQEIFDRAEKYGLKTWTWQDSVDLNEVAKLLVEEFPDAAWVGISRHGTRVEIKVVQKVRPQVPGEAGNLVASKAGLVQQVMVIQGTPLVHEGEIVKPGQVLIQAPKIIQNPSAKPRTDRQLQQKDYIPETVPAAKGFVRGRVWYSAEAVVPYYEERIIESGNAAKGWGIKFGARVIMVTTPESPFPLVKEEVQYHGITLWRNWRLPVEIVSVQYNELQKKQIERNEAEARQAAEELARTEVHKKISPGAHILEEKVRVLENADGECVRIEVESYEDLAVYPEE, encoded by the coding sequence ATGATTTCCAGATTCCAAGAATTTTTGCAAGGTCGTGTTCTTTTTGTAGCCCGGGGAGACCACCTTCCCCGATTTATTAATGAAGGGATACGTCAGGGAATCGTGTTTTTTAAGACTCAGCGCTCAGAAAAGGGCGTGAGAGCCCAAGTGAAAATTCAGGACTTTCATCGCCTAAGACGCCCTGCTCGAATGACTCATACCCGAGTGCGTATTGTGGCAAAATACGGGTGGCCTTTTATAGCTGCACGATGGTGGCGCCGGAAGTTTTTATTAGCCGGTATAATGGCCATTGGCATAGCGCTGGCTATTTTTTCCCAGATGATTCTTTCTATTTCCGTGTCAGGGAATACGACGATTTCCAGCCAAGAAATCTTTGACCGCGCCGAAAAGTATGGACTGAAAACGTGGACATGGCAGGATTCGGTGGATTTGAATGAGGTTGCCAAACTGTTGGTCGAAGAATTCCCGGATGCCGCCTGGGTTGGAATCAGCAGACATGGTACCCGTGTGGAGATTAAAGTGGTACAAAAGGTCCGCCCTCAGGTTCCGGGTGAAGCTGGGAATTTGGTGGCAAGCAAGGCAGGACTCGTCCAGCAAGTCATGGTAATCCAGGGGACTCCGCTGGTTCATGAAGGAGAAATTGTTAAGCCGGGGCAAGTGTTGATTCAAGCACCGAAAATTATTCAGAATCCCAGTGCTAAACCGCGGACGGATCGCCAGCTTCAACAAAAGGATTATATTCCTGAAACGGTTCCTGCGGCCAAAGGTTTTGTACGTGGTAGGGTTTGGTATAGTGCCGAAGCTGTGGTACCTTATTATGAAGAACGAATCATCGAGAGCGGAAATGCTGCCAAGGGATGGGGTATAAAATTCGGTGCACGAGTCATAATGGTAACAACACCGGAATCACCTTTTCCCCTAGTCAAAGAGGAAGTTCAATATCATGGAATAACCTTATGGAGGAATTGGCGGCTTCCTGTCGAAATAGTATCCGTACAGTATAATGAACTGCAAAAGAAGCAGATTGAACGAAATGAAGCTGAAGCTCGCCAAGCTGCAGAGGAATTGGCACGGACGGAAGTCCATAAGAAGATTTCTCCAGGGGCCCATATTCTGGAGGAAAAAGTTCGTGTCTTGGAAAATGCCGATGGCGAGTGCGTGCGCATTGAAGTAGAGTCGTATGAAGATTTAGCGGTTTACCCAGAGGAATAA